Proteins encoded together in one Rossellomorea sp. y25 window:
- the gndA gene encoding NADP-dependent phosphogluconate dehydrogenase, translating to MTKQQIGVAGVGVMGKSLALNFESRGYSVSIYDVSDEKVREVLEEHTGKKMVGTHDVKEFVQSLETPRKILIMVPAGNITDKAIESLLPHLDEGDILIDGGNTYFEDTIRRNKELGEKGINFIGAGVSGGEEGALYGPAIMPSGQKEAYDLIEPFLTAIAAKVKGDACSTYIGPDGSGHYVKMVHNGIEYSDMQLICEAYYLMKNVLGLNATELHEIFKEWNAGELDSYLIEITADIFTKVDEETGKPLVEVILDTAGQKGTGKWTSISALELGVPLSIITESVFARFISAMKEERVKASKILKGPKNKTFSGNKEEFIEMIRKALYLSKICSYAQGFAQLQSASDEYNWNLKPGEISMIFRGGCIIRAGFLEEIKKAYDREPGLTNLLLDPYFKEIVENYQEEAREVVATAIKLGIPVPGLASALAYYDSYRSESLPANLLQAQRDYFGAHTYQRVDKEGTFHTDWLSK from the coding sequence ATGACAAAACAACAAATAGGGGTTGCCGGTGTTGGAGTGATGGGAAAGAGTTTGGCCTTAAACTTCGAAAGCAGAGGCTATTCAGTTTCTATATATGATGTATCTGATGAGAAGGTTAGAGAAGTCCTTGAAGAGCATACAGGGAAGAAAATGGTCGGAACTCACGATGTAAAAGAATTCGTCCAGTCATTAGAAACACCAAGAAAAATATTAATCATGGTTCCGGCCGGTAACATCACCGATAAAGCCATTGAATCTTTACTTCCTCACTTAGATGAAGGGGATATACTGATTGATGGAGGAAATACATACTTTGAAGACACGATTCGCCGAAATAAGGAGCTGGGTGAGAAAGGGATCAACTTCATTGGAGCAGGAGTTTCCGGCGGTGAAGAGGGGGCTTTATACGGTCCTGCTATTATGCCTAGCGGTCAGAAGGAAGCTTATGACTTAATCGAGCCTTTCTTAACAGCGATTGCTGCAAAGGTTAAAGGCGACGCGTGCAGTACATATATCGGTCCTGACGGATCTGGCCATTATGTGAAAATGGTCCATAATGGAATTGAGTACAGTGATATGCAGCTTATTTGTGAAGCGTATTATCTCATGAAAAATGTCTTAGGTTTAAATGCAACAGAGCTGCATGAGATATTCAAAGAATGGAACGCGGGGGAGCTGGACAGCTACCTGATTGAAATCACGGCGGATATCTTTACCAAGGTGGATGAAGAAACAGGAAAGCCCCTTGTTGAAGTGATCCTGGATACAGCAGGACAAAAAGGTACTGGGAAATGGACGAGTATTTCTGCACTGGAATTAGGTGTACCATTATCAATCATTACTGAGTCTGTGTTTGCCCGTTTCATCTCTGCCATGAAGGAAGAACGTGTGAAAGCAAGCAAGATTTTAAAAGGGCCGAAGAATAAAACGTTCTCCGGTAACAAAGAAGAGTTTATCGAAATGATTCGTAAAGCTCTCTATTTAAGCAAAATTTGTTCCTATGCACAAGGTTTCGCCCAGCTTCAATCTGCTTCGGATGAGTATAACTGGAACCTGAAGCCCGGCGAGATTTCCATGATTTTCAGAGGTGGATGCATCATTCGTGCAGGCTTCCTGGAAGAAATCAAGAAAGCCTATGATCGTGAACCGGGATTAACGAATTTACTTCTTGATCCATATTTCAAGGAAATCGTAGAAAACTATCAGGAGGAAGCGAGAGAAGTGGTGGCTACAGCCATTAAATTAGGTATCCCTGTACCAGGTCTAGCGAGTGCTTTAGCATATTATGACAGCTATCGCTCAGAGTCACTCCCTGCCAACCTCCTTCAAGCCCAACGTGATTATTTTGGAGCCCATACGTATCAGCGAGTGGATAAGGAAGGAACATTCCATACGGATTGGTTATCTAAATAA
- a CDS encoding SurA N-terminal domain-containing protein, with the protein MKKLLTTLLLALLTIGLAACGSNEESQKQAEDKAKTEEKSDGQAQEEQAKQMEEMQKKMDEQKVEKDKIVAIVNDEKIKGEDFNNVLTQSQMQYQQMGQDPTSKEAAKKIKEQTIDSLVGQTLLMQQADEKGYKASEDEINKQLEEVKKQYGDEKKFEDAMKKAGFTMDELKTQIAENIKYTNYVEKEIKVEEVSEEEMKKFYDQYASQQGQGESKDAPKFEEVKPQIKTQLEQQKKQEKLVQHVENLKKNAKVDVKI; encoded by the coding sequence ATGAAAAAATTATTAACGACTTTACTATTAGCATTACTAACGATTGGACTAGCCGCTTGCGGTTCGAACGAGGAGAGCCAAAAACAAGCTGAAGATAAAGCGAAGACAGAAGAAAAAAGCGATGGACAGGCTCAAGAGGAGCAAGCTAAGCAGATGGAAGAAATGCAGAAGAAAATGGATGAACAAAAGGTTGAAAAAGATAAGATCGTTGCCATTGTAAACGATGAAAAAATTAAAGGTGAAGATTTCAACAACGTATTGACTCAATCACAAATGCAGTATCAACAAATGGGTCAAGACCCGACAAGTAAAGAGGCAGCAAAGAAGATAAAAGAACAAACTATTGATAGTCTGGTTGGACAAACACTCCTTATGCAGCAAGCCGATGAAAAAGGATATAAGGCATCAGAAGATGAAATCAATAAACAACTGGAAGAAGTTAAAAAGCAGTACGGTGATGAAAAGAAGTTTGAAGATGCAATGAAAAAAGCCGGATTCACGATGGATGAGTTAAAAACTCAAATCGCTGAAAACATCAAATACACAAACTACGTTGAGAAAGAAATCAAAGTAGAAGAAGTCTCTGAAGAGGAAATGAAGAAGTTTTACGATCAGTACGCAAGTCAGCAAGGTCAGGGTGAATCAAAGGATGCACCAAAATTTGAAGAAGTTAAACCTCAGATCAAGACTCAGTTAGAACAACAGAAAAAACAAGAAAAGCTTGTTCAACACGTAGAAAATTTAAAGAAAAATGCTAAAGTCGATGTAAAAATCTAA
- a CDS encoding ribonucleoside-diphosphate reductase subunit alpha, protein MSIVSQEQRLIVEAEEIITSLHSRFPQLHFKEFDEKIFMYANGQSVLSKEKLYHFMILTAVERISAHEPDWTYVAATLYLKNLYRTVANSRGIEKDKLYSSFNKSIHELTDRKLYTSALLESYTKEDIDFLATIMDSSKDQLFTYIGIVTLTERYLTKSHDGKILELPQERLLIIAMTLFMNEPRDKRMALIQEAYWALSNLYMTVATPTFANAGKSHGQLSSCFIDTVADDLRSIYDSNTDVSTLSKNGGGLGIYLGKVRSRGSDIKGFKGVSSGVIPWMKQLNNTAVSVDQLGQRQGAIAVYLDVWHKDIFPFLDTRLNNGDERQRTHDLFTGVSLPDLFMEQVEKRGEWYLFDPHEVKIGMGFSLEDYYDEKDGEGSFRDKYWECVENPDLSREVVPAIEIFKRIMISQLETGTPYMFYRDTVNRLNANQHKGMIYCSNLCTEIAQNMSATIMEEEVIKDGKIITYKSPGDYVVCNLASVSLAKTVMDDELERVVSIGVRLLDNVIDINKLPVLQAQLTNRRYRGIGLGTFGWHHLLALKGLKWESDEAVDYCDSLYEDVAYFTIKASHELAIEKGSYPYFSGSDWSTGEYFSKKGYSGPRWNVLREEVSTKGIRNGYLMAVAPNSSTSIIAGSTASIDPLFRLEYSEEKKDYKIPVTAPDLSPKTTWYYKTAYNVDQHWSIKQNEKRQRHIDQGISFNLYVRNDIKAIELLSLHLDAWKSGLKTTYYVRSTSVSNFEECESCHS, encoded by the coding sequence ATGTCAATCGTATCACAAGAGCAGCGACTAATAGTGGAAGCAGAGGAGATTATAACAAGTCTCCACAGTCGTTTTCCACAGCTCCATTTTAAAGAATTCGATGAAAAGATTTTTATGTATGCTAACGGACAGTCTGTACTGAGTAAAGAAAAGCTTTATCATTTCATGATTCTCACTGCAGTTGAACGTATTTCTGCCCATGAACCCGATTGGACCTATGTGGCTGCAACACTTTATTTAAAAAACCTTTATCGTACAGTTGCTAATTCCAGGGGAATTGAAAAAGACAAGTTATACAGTTCCTTTAATAAATCAATTCACGAGTTGACTGATCGGAAATTATATACGTCAGCCCTGCTCGAATCTTATACAAAAGAAGATATAGACTTCCTGGCAACGATCATGGATTCATCTAAAGATCAATTGTTTACTTACATAGGGATCGTCACATTAACAGAGCGGTATTTAACAAAATCCCATGATGGAAAGATTCTTGAATTACCACAAGAGCGATTATTGATCATTGCCATGACTCTCTTTATGAACGAACCGCGTGATAAGCGGATGGCGCTCATTCAGGAAGCGTATTGGGCACTATCCAATTTGTATATGACGGTAGCCACCCCTACATTCGCCAATGCGGGGAAAAGTCATGGTCAGTTATCAAGTTGTTTTATTGATACGGTGGCAGATGATTTAAGGAGCATTTATGACAGCAATACAGATGTTTCCACATTAAGTAAAAACGGTGGAGGCCTGGGTATCTATTTAGGGAAAGTCCGAAGCAGAGGAAGTGATATTAAAGGCTTCAAGGGTGTAAGTTCAGGTGTTATTCCATGGATGAAGCAATTAAATAACACGGCCGTATCGGTTGATCAATTAGGCCAGCGTCAAGGAGCAATCGCTGTATATTTAGATGTATGGCATAAGGATATTTTTCCTTTTCTTGATACGCGATTAAATAATGGAGATGAAAGGCAGCGTACTCATGACCTCTTCACAGGTGTCAGCTTACCTGATTTATTTATGGAGCAAGTGGAGAAAAGAGGGGAATGGTATTTATTTGATCCTCATGAAGTGAAAATAGGCATGGGTTTTTCACTGGAAGATTACTATGACGAAAAGGATGGAGAAGGCTCGTTCAGGGATAAGTACTGGGAGTGTGTAGAAAACCCTGACCTTTCAAGGGAAGTGGTCCCAGCGATTGAAATTTTCAAGCGGATCATGATTTCCCAGCTTGAAACGGGAACACCCTATATGTTTTACCGAGATACAGTCAATCGGCTAAATGCCAATCAGCATAAGGGGATGATTTACTGCAGTAATTTATGTACGGAAATCGCCCAGAATATGAGTGCGACCATTATGGAAGAAGAGGTCATAAAGGACGGGAAAATCATTACCTATAAATCTCCGGGAGATTATGTCGTCTGTAATCTGGCATCTGTTTCTTTAGCTAAAACGGTAATGGATGATGAGCTGGAAAGAGTGGTGTCCATAGGAGTAAGATTACTGGATAATGTCATTGATATAAATAAACTTCCAGTCCTGCAAGCCCAACTGACAAACAGGCGCTATAGAGGGATTGGATTAGGAACCTTTGGGTGGCATCACCTTCTTGCTTTAAAAGGGTTGAAATGGGAGAGCGATGAAGCCGTTGATTATTGTGATTCCTTATACGAGGATGTTGCCTATTTCACGATTAAAGCCAGTCATGAATTAGCAATAGAAAAAGGATCTTATCCATATTTCAGCGGTTCAGATTGGTCCACCGGAGAGTATTTTTCCAAAAAAGGATATTCAGGACCAAGGTGGAATGTACTCAGGGAGGAAGTTTCTACTAAAGGGATACGAAACGGATATTTAATGGCCGTCGCCCCTAATTCATCCACCTCGATCATAGCCGGATCCACAGCAAGTATAGATCCTTTGTTCAGATTAGAGTACTCAGAAGAAAAGAAAGATTATAAGATTCCTGTTACAGCCCCTGATTTATCACCTAAGACAACCTGGTATTACAAAACGGCCTATAACGTAGATCAGCACTGGAGTATTAAACAAAATGAGAAGAGACAGCGTCATATAGATCAGGGAATATCGTTTAACTTGTATGTGCGAAATGATATCAAGGCGATAGAGTTATTATCTCTTCATTTAGATGCATGGAAGTCAGGGTTGAAAACGACCTATTATGTGAGATCAACATCTGTTTCGAATTTTGAAGAGTGTGAAAGCTGCCATAGCTAA
- a CDS encoding ribonucleotide-diphosphate reductase subunit beta: protein MNGLKKRILIDSEAPNKSTGIVNGKSSNILNWDDVRFSWAYPKYKRMLGNFWTPFEINMAKDIKQFPNLSSREQESFLKIIGLLALLDSVQTDYAGKVADYLTDSSLNALMIILAQQEVVHNHSYSYVLSSIVSKKKQDEVFDFWKNDPILKKRNEFITNGYKGFVESPTIANLLKSIIYDVILEGLFFYSGFAFFYNLARNQKMVATSTMINYINRDEQLHVGLFEKIFKEVLNENPSYHTEELRDFGHDAFKQAAILEIEWGREIIGSHVDGLLMSDLEDYIKFMANKRAKQLGFEEPFQGYKSNPLKWIIAYQEVDRGKTDFFEQKSRQYTKTSDANGFDEL, encoded by the coding sequence GTGAATGGATTGAAGAAGCGAATCTTAATAGATTCAGAGGCACCAAATAAATCAACAGGTATCGTAAATGGGAAAAGTTCGAATATATTGAACTGGGATGATGTCAGGTTCTCATGGGCATATCCGAAATATAAGAGAATGCTCGGGAATTTCTGGACACCTTTTGAAATCAATATGGCAAAGGATATTAAACAATTTCCGAATCTTTCATCGAGAGAGCAGGAGTCCTTTTTAAAAATCATCGGTTTACTGGCTCTACTTGATAGTGTGCAGACAGATTACGCCGGTAAAGTGGCAGACTATCTGACGGATTCCAGCTTGAATGCGCTGATGATCATTCTTGCACAGCAAGAGGTTGTACACAATCATTCCTATAGCTATGTATTATCGAGTATCGTGTCAAAAAAGAAGCAGGATGAAGTGTTTGATTTCTGGAAGAACGATCCAATCTTAAAGAAGCGGAATGAATTTATTACGAATGGGTATAAGGGCTTCGTAGAATCTCCTACCATTGCGAATCTATTAAAATCGATCATTTATGATGTGATTCTAGAAGGATTGTTCTTTTATTCCGGATTTGCCTTTTTCTATAATTTGGCCAGAAATCAAAAAATGGTGGCGACCTCTACGATGATTAATTACATCAATCGGGATGAACAGCTGCATGTTGGCTTATTTGAAAAAATATTTAAAGAAGTACTGAACGAGAACCCTTCTTATCATACGGAAGAGCTGCGCGACTTTGGACATGATGCTTTCAAACAGGCAGCTATCCTGGAAATAGAGTGGGGAAGGGAAATCATCGGATCTCACGTTGATGGGCTGTTAATGAGCGACCTTGAAGATTATATTAAGTTCATGGCGAATAAAAGAGCCAAACAGTTAGGCTTTGAAGAACCATTCCAAGGGTATAAATCGAATCCTCTAAAATGGATCATTGCTTATCAGGAAGTGGATAGAGGGAAGACCGATTTCTTTGAACAAAAATCAAGGCAATATACCAAGACATCAGATGCTAATGGGTTCGATGAACTATAA
- a CDS encoding aldehyde dehydrogenase family protein, which translates to MNTQFDKLFINGEWVKGSSENMIPNKNPFDDTELVSIKAASKEDLDTAYKSAQKAQESWARELPQVKREVMEKAVRVVENNQELIIDWLIKESGSTYMKAAGEVKVSINSMKEAATYPYRMEGKILPSQVPGKENRVYREPLGVAGVISPWNFPFHLAVRSIATALATGNGVVVKPATHTPVTGGLLFASIFEEAGLPKGLLNVVVGKGSEIGDDIVTHPIPRLISFTGSTEVGRRIGELAGKNLKKTSLELGGNNVFIVLDDANLDQAVESALFGKFYHQGQICMSINRIMVQRGIYDKFIEAFVSRVKELNAGDPSHKTTHIGPLIDQDQVDRILKDIESSKEQGAEVVLGGNADKNLLQPTVLTHVTNSMPISKNEIFGPVAAIIPFEDEEEAIVLANEHPYGLSGAVHSSSIERATNLAHQVQTGMIHINDEPVNDEPHMPFGGEKDSGLGRFNGVWALEEFTTVKWVAVQHKRRDYGPFIEER; encoded by the coding sequence ATGAATACACAATTTGATAAACTATTCATTAATGGAGAATGGGTAAAAGGAAGCAGTGAGAATATGATTCCCAATAAAAACCCATTCGATGATACAGAGCTTGTTTCCATTAAAGCTGCCAGTAAAGAAGATCTCGACACCGCATATAAATCAGCACAAAAAGCACAAGAAAGCTGGGCGAGGGAACTTCCTCAAGTAAAAAGAGAAGTGATGGAAAAAGCTGTTCGAGTCGTCGAAAACAATCAGGAGTTGATCATCGATTGGCTCATTAAAGAGTCTGGCAGCACATACATGAAAGCGGCAGGAGAAGTGAAAGTTTCCATTAATAGTATGAAGGAAGCGGCAACCTATCCTTACAGAATGGAAGGGAAAATCCTGCCTTCTCAGGTGCCCGGGAAAGAAAACCGTGTCTATAGAGAACCGCTGGGGGTTGCGGGAGTAATCAGCCCATGGAACTTCCCTTTCCATTTAGCTGTACGCTCAATTGCAACGGCTTTAGCAACCGGAAATGGTGTTGTGGTTAAACCAGCTACCCACACTCCTGTGACAGGCGGACTATTATTTGCGAGCATCTTTGAAGAAGCGGGACTGCCAAAGGGATTACTTAATGTAGTCGTCGGAAAGGGATCAGAAATTGGGGATGATATCGTCACTCATCCGATTCCACGTTTAATCTCCTTTACAGGTTCCACTGAGGTGGGACGTCGGATAGGTGAGCTCGCAGGAAAGAACCTCAAGAAGACTTCTCTTGAGTTAGGTGGGAATAACGTCTTTATCGTCTTGGATGATGCAAATCTTGATCAGGCTGTTGAATCTGCCCTATTCGGTAAGTTCTATCATCAAGGACAAATTTGCATGTCCATAAATCGGATCATGGTTCAAAGAGGCATTTACGATAAATTTATCGAAGCTTTTGTATCTCGTGTAAAAGAACTAAATGCAGGAGATCCTTCACATAAAACAACCCATATCGGCCCTTTAATCGATCAAGATCAAGTAGACCGCATTCTGAAGGATATTGAAAGCAGCAAGGAACAAGGAGCGGAAGTTGTATTAGGAGGCAACGCTGATAAAAACTTATTGCAGCCTACCGTATTAACCCACGTCACAAACTCGATGCCGATCTCGAAGAACGAAATCTTCGGACCTGTGGCCGCAATCATACCTTTTGAAGATGAAGAAGAAGCGATTGTACTTGCCAATGAACATCCTTATGGGTTGAGCGGGGCTGTACATTCATCCTCCATTGAGAGGGCGACGAATCTTGCACACCAAGTACAGACCGGGATGATTCATATAAATGATGAACCTGTGAATGATGAGCCTCATATGCCATTTGGCGGAGAAAAGGATTCTGGTCTTGGCCGCTTTAACGGAGTATGGGCCCTCGAAGAGTTCACAACCGTCAAATGGGTTGCCGTTCAGCACAAGAGAAGAGACTACGGGCCATTTATTGAAGAGAGATAA
- a CDS encoding DUF3243 domain-containing protein, whose translation MANHSTEEKMESKVDSTLDNMSQDKKEDILSNFDHFKQYLGNKVSLADKLGMNEEQQAKAAQKVGDYLAAHEEPKNREEKLLYELWKAGNEEEQHMLSHMLVKLVQAES comes from the coding sequence ATGGCAAATCATTCTACAGAAGAAAAAATGGAGTCGAAAGTTGACAGTACGTTAGACAATATGTCTCAGGACAAAAAAGAGGATATCCTTTCAAACTTTGATCATTTCAAACAATACTTAGGTAATAAAGTTTCCTTAGCGGATAAGTTAGGGATGAATGAAGAGCAGCAAGCTAAGGCAGCCCAAAAAGTGGGAGACTATCTTGCTGCACATGAAGAGCCAAAGAATAGGGAAGAGAAGTTATTATATGAATTATGGAAAGCGGGTAACGAGGAAGAGCAGCATATGCTTTCCCATATGTTAGTGAAGCTTGTTCAAGCTGAATCATAA
- a CDS encoding SACOL1771 family peroxiredoxin — protein MTRHSFHITTDWPGLRNDVGTLSSENLHINISIPPEMDGPGIGTNPDEMLLGAAATCYIITLAAMLERSHIGKTGLTMTSEGIVEVEKGVITYKEIIHRPVLTLIPSHTEKDISLAKKLMMKAEQSCMITRAIKGNVIVSVDPTLLL, from the coding sequence TTGACTCGACACTCTTTTCATATCACGACTGATTGGCCAGGTTTACGAAACGATGTAGGAACCTTGAGCTCAGAAAATTTACATATAAACATATCCATCCCTCCAGAAATGGACGGCCCTGGGATTGGAACAAATCCTGATGAAATGCTTCTGGGTGCTGCAGCTACATGTTATATCATTACACTAGCCGCAATGCTTGAACGAAGCCACATCGGGAAAACTGGCTTAACGATGACATCTGAAGGAATTGTAGAAGTGGAAAAAGGCGTTATTACGTACAAAGAAATCATTCATCGTCCTGTCTTGACATTAATCCCCTCCCATACAGAAAAAGACATCTCCCTCGCTAAAAAACTGATGATGAAAGCCGAGCAGTCTTGTATGATCACCCGTGCAATCAAGGGAAATGTCATTGTTAGTGTTGATCCCACCCTTCTTCTATAA
- a CDS encoding cold-shock protein — MLEGTVKWFNAEKGFGFIEREGGDDVFVHFSAIQGEGFKTLEEGQKVSFEIVQGNRGDQAANVTKA, encoded by the coding sequence ATGTTAGAAGGTACAGTTAAATGGTTTAACGCAGAAAAAGGTTTCGGATTCATCGAGCGCGAAGGTGGAGACGACGTGTTCGTACACTTCTCAGCTATTCAAGGCGAAGGATTCAAAACTTTAGAAGAAGGTCAAAAAGTTTCTTTCGAAATCGTTCAAGGAAACCGTGGCGACCAAGCTGCTAACGTTACTAAAGCATAA
- the kynA gene encoding tryptophan 2,3-dioxygenase, with protein MVNNKETMGNEDVFTDFINKMTYGEYLGLDTLLHSQKRLSGHHDEMLFIIIHQVSELWMKLILHEIKASITSIQKGELSPAFKMLARVSKIQSQIIHAWDVLSTLTPSEYVQFRDSLGQASGFQSYQYRMIEFALGYKTKHVLEIYKKDPELLAQLKEAYEAPSLYDVSIHALSKAGLPIHEDVLLRDYKKPYEEDQTVLDAWTEVYKHPDQYWDLYELAEKLIDIEDWLQQWRFRHMKTVERIIGHKMGTGGSSGVGYLKKVLDHRFFPELWNVRTNL; from the coding sequence ATGGTAAACAACAAGGAAACAATGGGGAATGAAGATGTATTCACAGACTTTATTAATAAAATGACCTATGGTGAGTATCTTGGTCTGGATACGTTACTCCATAGTCAGAAACGATTATCCGGTCATCATGATGAAATGTTATTCATTATCATTCATCAAGTAAGCGAGTTATGGATGAAATTGATTCTGCATGAAATCAAAGCTAGTATCACTTCCATTCAAAAAGGAGAACTTTCTCCTGCATTTAAAATGTTGGCACGTGTTTCAAAGATTCAATCACAAATCATTCATGCATGGGATGTCCTATCCACACTTACTCCTTCAGAGTATGTACAATTCAGGGACAGCCTTGGACAAGCCTCAGGATTTCAATCCTATCAATATAGAATGATCGAATTTGCTCTTGGGTACAAAACGAAACATGTACTGGAGATTTATAAGAAAGATCCTGAGTTATTAGCCCAACTAAAAGAGGCATACGAGGCCCCTTCCCTATATGATGTTTCCATCCATGCCCTATCAAAAGCGGGCTTACCCATTCATGAAGATGTACTTCTTCGGGACTACAAGAAGCCTTACGAGGAAGATCAGACTGTATTGGATGCATGGACAGAAGTCTATAAGCATCCCGATCAATATTGGGATTTATACGAATTAGCCGAAAAATTGATCGATATTGAGGATTGGCTTCAACAATGGCGTTTCAGACATATGAAAACCGTGGAACGGATCATCGGGCATAAAATGGGCACGGGAGGATCAAGCGGAGTAGGCTATCTAAAAAAGGTTCTGGACCACCGGTTCTTCCCTGAGCTGTGGAATGTGCGTACGAATCTTTAA
- a CDS encoding GNAT family protein, producing MEKIYLSSHLYIRRLKKEDWKDVHLYASQETVSQYQPWGPNSEVETLAYVEEVLKAEKVVPQTRYVHALVDERIGRVIGAGEIIIKSFVHQSGEIGYILHPDYWGNGIGTLLGRALVERGFSELNLHKISAKCGSQNIASHKVLTKIGMTLEGRIRQDLKMKNGWRDSLLFGLLEDEWKKGDAE from the coding sequence ATGGAAAAGATTTATCTTTCTTCTCATTTATATATACGCAGGTTAAAGAAAGAAGATTGGAAGGACGTTCATCTCTATGCGTCTCAAGAAACTGTGTCTCAGTATCAGCCATGGGGCCCGAATTCAGAGGTGGAAACACTAGCGTATGTGGAGGAAGTGTTGAAAGCTGAAAAGGTGGTTCCACAAACAAGGTATGTTCATGCCTTGGTCGATGAGAGAATCGGTCGTGTGATTGGTGCAGGAGAAATTATCATCAAGAGCTTCGTTCATCAATCAGGTGAGATCGGGTATATACTACATCCTGATTACTGGGGGAATGGAATCGGAACTCTCCTTGGAAGAGCGTTAGTGGAGCGAGGGTTCTCTGAGTTGAATTTGCATAAAATCTCAGCGAAATGTGGGTCCCAAAACATAGCCTCTCATAAAGTGTTAACAAAAATCGGAATGACGTTAGAAGGAAGAATCCGTCAAGACCTGAAAATGAAAAATGGGTGGAGAGACTCTCTGCTATTTGGTTTATTAGAGGATGAGTGGAAAAAAGGGGATGCAGAATGA